One genomic window of Mycteria americana isolate JAX WOST 10 ecotype Jacksonville Zoo and Gardens chromosome Z, USCA_MyAme_1.0, whole genome shotgun sequence includes the following:
- the LOC142421781 gene encoding avidin-like, which yields MVQATPVLLVLSLALVAPGLSTRKCVLTGRWRNDLGSNMTIATVNAKGDFSGSYHTAVTATTNEIKVSPLQGSQHHTNQNRQPTFGFTVNWSFSDSVTVFTGQCFVDEKGREVLKTMWLLRSSVGNIMDDWKATRVGINVFTRLQPQKE from the exons ATGGTGCAAGCGACTCCCGTCCTCCTGGTGCTCAGCCTGGCCCTGGTGGCTCCCGGCCTCTCTACAAGAAAG tgcgTGCTGACCGGGCGCTGGAGGAACGACCTGGGCTCCAACATGACCATTGCGACCGTGAACGCAAAAGGTGACTTCTCCGGCTCCTACCACACGGCCGTGACTGCCACCACGAACGAGATCAAGGTGTCACCGCTGCAAGGATCCCAGCACCACACGAACCAGAACAGGCAGCCCACCTTTGGCTTCACCGTCAACTGGAGCTTTTCAG ACTCCGTCACCGTCTTCACGGGCCAGTGCTTCGTGGACGAGAAGGGAAGGGAGGTTTTGAAAACCATGTGGCTGCTGCGGTCAAGTGTGGGCAACATCATGGACGACTGGAAAGCCACCAG GGTCGGCATCAACGTCTTCACCCGCCTGCAGCCGCAGAAGGAGTGA
- the LOC142421872 gene encoding avidin-like, with protein sequence MVQATPVLLVLSLALVAPGLSTRKCVLTGRWRNDLGSNMTIEAVDSKGDFSGSYHTAVADYPSTIKVSPLQGSQHRTDQNRQPTFGFTVNWNFSDSVSVFTGQCFVDEKGREVLKTMWLLRLCVGNITDDWKATRVGTNVFTRLQPQKE encoded by the exons ATGGTGCAAGCGACTCCCGTCCTCCTGGTGCTCAGCCTGGCCCTGGTGGCTCCCGGCCTCTCTACAAGAAAG tgcgTGCTGACCGGGCGCTGGAGGAACGACCTGGGCTCCAACATGACCATCGAGGCCGTGGACTCAAAAGGTGACTTCTCCGGCTCCTACCACACAGCTGTGGCTGACTACCCGAGCACAATCAAAGTGTCACCGCTGCAAGGATCCCAGCACCGCACGGACCAGAACAGGCAGCCCACCTTTGGCTTCACCGTCAACTGGAACTTTTCAG ACTCCGTCAGCGTCTTCACGGGCCAGTGCTTCGTGGACGAGAAGGGAAGGGAGGTTTTGAAAACCATGTGGCTGCTGCGGTTATGTGTGGGCAACATCACGGACGACTGGAAAGCCACCAG GGTCGGCACCAACGTCTTCACCCGCCTGCAGCCGCAGAAGGAGTGA
- the LOC142402778 gene encoding avidin-like, whose product MGSLSCCVLLALALLGPHAAAARKCELQGLWRNELGSNMTLSALDAAGIFSGSYHTAVAATNKQILVSPLQGAQQRPGAKGQPTFGFTVQWQFAV is encoded by the exons atGGGGAGCCTCAGCTGCTGCGTCCTGCTTGCCCTGGCCCTGCTCGGCCCCCACGCCGCTGCTGCCAGGAAG TGCGAGCTGCAGGGCCTGTGGAGGAACGAGCTGGGCTCCAACATGACCCTCTCGGCCCTGGACGCGGCTGGGATCTTCTCGGGCTCCTACCACACCGCCGTGGCGGCCACCAACAAGCAGATCCTGGTGTCACCCCTGCAAGGGGCCCAGCAGCGCCCCGGTGCCAAGGGGCAGCCCACCTTCGGCTTCACCGTGCAGTGGCAGTTCGCAG TTTAG
- the LOC142402779 gene encoding avidin-like — protein sequence MGSGALALVLALALATCVTPAERKCQLSGLWRNEQDSLMEISAVRDNGDFQGKYLTRVTLAGGCARASPLKGAQQQPTEGGWPTFAFTVRWDKFSNATTAFAGQCFVDVAGKETLTTMWLLREAVGSLEEDWKATRVGRNVFTRKRTPKGKVLPSLSPSCEDASSSAP from the exons ATGGGGAGCGGTGCTCTCgccctggtcctggccctggccctggcgaCGTGCGTCACCCCTGCAGAGAGGAAG TGCCAGCTCAGTGGGCTGTGGAGGAATGAGCAGGACTCGCTGATGGAGATTTCGGCGGTGAGGGACAACGGGGACTTCCAGGGGAAATACCTCACACGGGTCACCCTCGCCGGCGGCTGTGCCCGCGCCTCCCCCCTGaagggagcccagcagcagcccaccGAGGGGGGCTGGCCCACCTTTGCCTTCACCGTGCGCTGGGACAAGTTCTCCA ACGCCACCACCGCCTTCGCGGGGCAGTGCTTCGTGGACGTGGCCGGGAAGGAGACGCTGACCACCATGTGGCTGCTGCGCGAAGCCGTCGGGTCCCTCGAGGAGGACTGGAAAGCCACGAG GGTGGGCAGAAATGTCTTCACGCGCAAACGCACCCCGAAAGGAAAGGTCCTGCCGAGCTTGTCCCCATCCTGTGAGGACGCATCTTCGTCCGCCCCATGA
- the LOC142421983 gene encoding avidin-like, translating to MTLSALDAAGIFSGSYHTAVAATNKQILVSPLQGAQQRPGAKGQPTFGFTVQWQFAESTTAFVGQCFVDRRGKETLETVWLLREEVPSRRDAWKATRVGTSVFTRVK from the exons ATGACCCTCTCGGCCCTGGACGCGGCTGGGATCTTCTCGGGCTCCTACCACACCGCCGTGGCGGCCACCAACAAGCAGATCCTGGTGTCACCCCTGCAAGGGGCCCAGCAGCGCCCCGGTGCCAAGGGGCAGCCCACCTTCGGCTTCACCGTGCAGTGGCAGTTCGCAG AGTCCACCACCGCCTTTGTGGGCCAGTGCTTCGTGGACCGCCGCGGGAAGGAGACGCTGGAGACCGTGTGGCTTCTGCGGGAAGAGGTCCCATCCCGCAGGGACGCCTGGAAAGCCACCAG GGTCGGCACCTCCGTCTTCACCCGCGTCAAGTGA